One genomic window of Chanos chanos chromosome 13, fChaCha1.1, whole genome shotgun sequence includes the following:
- the rccd1 gene encoding RCC1 domain-containing protein 1 encodes MSQQQDIGLLNWFGFGFNGFGQICSRSEFKTDSESIKVTSPLLLKLCYGAVNQKGESNLTSAERSVNIGASWSRRATIHLNGDSYVCLSGFGSNSADGDRCDHVLESRGCTDALINESCLTLSFVDKIEGWCHQQHKKALVWKMDLHTPDTTGIVHSLRLPLVPGGYIASKPPFFRPLPPDLQAVHLALGTEHVILLSACGTVYTWGSGSHGQLGHGSLVDGKEPRAVEALWGVPMSTVAAGGWHSACISAGGDLYIWGWNESGQLGLPSKGLKEERLNVKRTEQTRQDEGESSKDVLISVQAFPALIDIARETEITKVSCGSRHTAAISSTGNLYTWGWGNYGQLGHGSECSSDEPMLVAYFSSHGLWVQDVVCGLWNTFVRAVQRKNSPS; translated from the exons ATGAGCCAGCAACAAGATATAGGTTTACTGAATTGGTTTGGCTTTGGTTTTAACGGGTTTGGACAGATATGCTCACGCTCGGAGTTTAAGACTGACAGCGAAAGCATCAAAGTAACCTCTCCGCTACTTTTGAAACTGTGCTACGGGGCGGTGAACCAGAAAGGGGAGAGTAATCTAACGTCTGCAGAAAGAAGCGTTAACATTGGGGCTAGCTGGAGTCGGCGAGCTACCATTCATTTAAACG GTGACAGCTACGTCTGTCTCTCCGGTTTTGGCTCTAACTCTGCAGACGGTGACAGATGTGATCACGTTCTCGAGAGCCGAGGGTGCACAGATGCCCTTATTAATGAAAGTTGCCTGACCCTTAGTTTCGTAGACAAAATTGAAGGCTGGTGTCATCAGCAGCACAAGAAGGCACTTGTTTGGAAGATGGATCTGCACACCCCAGATACCACTGGTATTGTT CACTCTTTAAGACTGCCTTTGGTGCCGGGGGGCTACATTGCCTCAAAGCCCCCATTTTTCCGTCCTCTCCCTCCGGACCTGCAAGCTGTACACTTAGCCCTGGGAACAGAACACGTCATTCTCCTAAGTGCCTGTGGAACCGTTTACACGTGGGGTTCTGGCag CCACGGGCAGCTGGGTCACGGCAGTCTAGTGGATGGGAAAGAACCGCGAGCTGTAGAGGCACTGTGGGGTGTTCCTATGAGTACAGTGGCTGCAGGTGGCTGGCACTCTGCCTGCATCAGTg CAGGAGGTGACCTGTACATTTGGGGCTGGAATGAAAGTGGCCAACTAGGCCTTCCATCAAAAGGCCTTAAAGAAGAGCGTCTGAACGTCAAAAGAACAG AACAGACGAGACAGGATGAAGGAGAGAGCAGTAAGGACGTATTAATCTCAGTCCAAGCTTTCCCAGCCTTGATCGATATTGCACGGGAAACAGAAATCACCAAAGTCAGCTGTGGATCTCGCCACACAGCTGCCATCTCAA GTACAGGCAATCTCTACACCTGGGGATGGG gaAACTATGGCCAGCTAGGCCATGGTTCAGAGTGCAGTTCAGATGAACCTATGCTTGTGGCCTACTTTTCAAGCCATGGATTGTGGGTGCAAGATGTAGTCTGTGGGTTATGGAACACATTTGTGCGTGCTGTACAGAGAAAAAATTCTCCTTCTTAA
- the cib1 gene encoding calcium and integrin-binding protein 1: MGTTASQLPKELLSEYQELTFLTKQEILLAHKRFSELAGKEDRHHPNPRVPMSKILMLPELKSNPFRERICQVFSTSDVKDGSLSFEDFLDLLSAFSDSATLEIKSHYAFRIFDFDDDGTLDSSDLEKLVNCLTGDTDDTRLTAEEMRQLISNILEESDIDKDGTVNLSEFQHVISRSPDFVSSFKIVL, translated from the exons ATGGGAACAACAGCCAGTCAATTACCGAAAGAGCTCCTTTCAGAGTATCAG GAATTGACTTTTTTGACAAAGCAAGAAATCTTACT GGCACACAAAAGATTTAGTGAACTTGCtggaaaagaagacagacacCACCCTAACCCAAGAGTACCTATGAGTAAAATTCTCATGCTACCTGAACTCAAG TCCAACCCTTTTCGGGAAAGAATCTGCCAGGTCTTCTCAACTTCTGATGTTAAGGATGGGAGCTTAAGCTTTGAGGACTTTTTGGATCTCTTGAGTGCCTTCAGTGATTCAGCAACCCTTGAAATAAAATCTCACTATGCATTCAGAATCTTCG ACTTTGATGATGATGGCACACTGGATTCAAGTGACCTGGAGAAGCTGGTGAACTGTTTGACAGGAGACACAGACGACACAAGACTCACCGCAGAAGAGATGAGACAGCTTATAAGCAAT ATACTGGAAGAATCAGATATTGATAAAGATGGAACTGTGAACCTCTCTGAATTTCAGCATGTTATTTCCAGATCTCCTGATTTTGTCAG TTCCTTTAAGATTGTTCTGTGA